Part of the Tenacibaculum sp. SZ-18 genome, AAGTCTTTGCTAATACTTATTGTGGTTATTTTATTAGTTTCTTTTTTATTGAAACTATTTAGAAAATATATTCAGAAGAAGTTAAGAGAGCAAGATAAAAACAAATTTGATACTGTTTTTTCTTTCGGAAAATGGCTTCTTTACATTATTATATTCTTGATTACTCTTCAAAGTTCAGGAGTTCAAATTACAGCTATTTTCGCGGCATCAACAGCTTTATTAATTGGTGTTGGTTTGGCTTTACAAACTTTCTTTCAAGATATTATCTCAGGAATTTTCATCATAATGGATCAAAGTGTTCATGTCGGAGATTATATCGAAATAGATAAAAAAATTGGTCGTGTTGAAGAAATAAAATTGAGAACCACTAGAGCCGTTACTATCGACAATAAGGTATTGATTATTCCGAATCATATGTATCTAAAAAATAGTTTATACAACTGGACTCAAAATGGAAGTGTTACTAAAGATTATGTTAGTGTTGGTGTTGCTTATGGTTCAGATACTCAATTGGTGAAAACCTTGTTGTTGCAAACAGCAAATGAGCATAAAAGCATTTTGTCATATCCTGAACCTTTTGTTTTATTTGATGAGTTTGGTGATAGCTCATTGAATTTCGAACTAGTTTTTAGTATTCATAATAGTTTTCAGTTAGCAATTATTAAGAGTGATTTACGTTTTAGAATTGATGAATTGTTCAGAGAGAATAATGTGACTATTCCTTTTCCTCAAAGAGATGTGCATATTATAGGGAAATAGTTGTAAGAATTAGTTGAAGTAAAATTATGAGAAAGGATTATGTTAAATCTTTATTATTACTGATAGTTTTTTTTTTTTGGTAAAAATTTTGAAGCTCAAAATAATGAGCCATTTATTTTTCGTGATTCAGAAAATTTAAAAAAATATTTAAAGGGAGTTTCTGAAAAGAACTATGCCGAGAATAAATCAGATATAATTTTAAAGGAGGATGATGGTAATCAAGATTATCATTACTTTCCAAAAAACCAGAATCTAATTAAAACTTTGAAAGGTTTCGATTCTGATATGTTCAATGTTTATTCGAAAGACTCTATTTTGGTTAAGGGTAAAAATCAAAATATATTAATCCATAATTATATTTCTAAATTTGATGATCGAGATTTCCGATTTGTTGAATCGGTTAGCGAATATCGTAATCATTTATTTTTCCATGTTGCAGGTTATGAAATTTGGGAGATTATTGTTGTGAATATTGAAGAGAAGGAAGTATATTCTTTTCCCGATGATCCTGTTTTTATTAACAGTAATGAATATTTGGTCGTGTCAGATTATTATGGAGAGGGAGTTTTTTATTACTTCAATAGAAAAACCAACAAGGTATTGAGTTTTGAGCTATCGAATTTTAATATTGAAGATTATTATATTAAAGAAGATGAAATCTTCTTTAAAATTGTTTCTAATGACAATAATTCAAAAGCTTATTTTTATTCTTTAAGTTATAAATACTAATTTTATTGAAACATATTTTAGAAATTTACTTATGGCATAAAATATGATACTATCAATGAAAATGAATCAAGAATCAAACAATCTTAATGTAGATGAGTAAAATATTAATCATAGAAGACGAAGCAGCAATTCGTAGAGTTTTAAAGAAAATCATATCAGAGGAAAGTGATAGCTATCAAGTTGAAGAAGCTGAAGATGGTTTAGCAGGAATCGAAGCAATAAAGAATAACGATTACGATTTGGTTTTATGTGATATTAAAATGCCAAAAATGGATGGTGTTGAAGTATTAGAAAAAGCTAAGAAAATTAAACCTGAAACACCAATTGTTATGATTTCTGGTCATGGTGATTTAGACACAGCCGTAAATACAATGCGGCTTGGAGCTTTTGATTATATATCAAAACCACCAGACTTAAATCGTTTATTAAATACTGTTCGGAATGCTTTGGATAGAAAAGAATTGGTTGTTGAGAATAAGCGATTGAAGAAGAAAGTGAGTAAGAACTACGAAATGATAGGTGAAAGCGAAGCAATTACTCATATTAAAGACATGATTGAAAAAGTTGCGGCTACTGATGCACGAGTATTAATTACTGGTCCGAATGGAACTGGAAAAGAACTTGTAGCTCACTGGTTACACGAAAAATCAGAAAGATCTAAAGGTCCGATGATTGAAGTTAATTGTGCTGCTATTCCTGCTGAATTAATTGAAAGTGAGCTTTTTGGGCATGTTAAAGGTAGTTTTACAGGAGCTAATAAGGATAGAGCTGGAAAATTTGAAGCAGCAAATGCAGGAACTATTTTCTTAGATGAAATTGGTGATATGAGTTTGTCTGCACAGGCAAAAGTATTACGTGCTTTACAAGAAAATAAAATTCAGAGAGTAGGTTCTGATAAAGATATTAAAGTAAATGTACGTGTTGTTGCTGCAACAAATAAAGACTTGAAAAAAGAGATTGAAGAAGGAAGGTTTAGAGAAGATTTATATCATAGATTAGCAGTTATTTTAGTTAAAGTACCTGCTTTAAATGATAGGAGGGAAGATATTCCGTTGCTAGTAGATTTCTTCGCAAATAAAATTGCACAAGAGCAAGGAACGCCGAGTAAAAAGTTTTCTCATCAAGCAGTTAAATTGCTTCAAGAATATGACTGGACTGGAAATATTAGAGAATTGAGAAACGTAGTAGAACGTTTGATTATTCTTGGTGAAAAAACAGTTTCAGATAATGATGTTAAATTATTTGCGAGTAAATAATATTACTTTACAACAGTAACGGTGCAGTTGGACAAGATGTAATTAAAATGATCTACATCGGAATCGTTCAAGGTTAATGTACCCGTTACTGTTACTATTGTATCAGTTTTGTATTTCTGTTTTTCTGAAAATAACAATTCAATAGCCGTTTCAGGTCCACCAACTCCACAAAAATAACAAGAAGCCATAGGCCCTTTAGAAAGAATGTAAATTTGTCCTTTAGGGTCTAAGCTTAAAAAATATCCTGTTATACTAATTTGTTGTCCATTTAACTCTTTTATAGATTCAGCGAACTCTGGATGTAAATAATACTCTTCATATTTTGGAAAATACTTATTGGTGAATTTTACATCTGATAAATCATCCCAGGTAACATCCTTTTGTCCAAAAGACATTACAGATGAAACCAAAAAGCATATAAGTAGAATACTATTTCTCATTACTCAAAATTGTTGAAACTTTCATTTTTAAAATTGGGTAAATGGCTACCGCAATCGATACAAAGATAATTATTAATACCAATACTGCTGTAGGAACTATTTCATTAAAACTTAGTGGTTGTAAGACACCTTTTAAATAATCTGATTGCATATATTGAAATAGAAAATGAAGTAAAATTCTTATTAATCCAAATCCTAATGCAAAAGCAGATAAAACTATCATGAGTCCTTCATAAGTAACTAATTTTATCAATTGAAAGTTACTTGCTCCAAAAGTTCTTAAAAGTGCTAAATCAAAAGAACGTTCTTTTACCATTTTATATAGACTAATAAAAATGATCATTCCTGAAATCAACAAGATTAGGTATGCTATCCATGTTATGGTTTTGAAACCAATTCCAGTATATGAGTATAATTTATCAAGCTCAAACTTTGGCAGTGCGGCTTGCATATTAGTTTGATCGTTAATTCTTCTTGGTAAAGTTAATAATGCTCGAGGAGTTTTAAATGAAATTAATAAAGAAGTGATTTCTCGATTTTCATTATTTTCCTCATGGTCATGATGTTCATCCGCATGCTCTTCATGATTTTCATGACTTTCGTTTTTATCATGGTCATGATGTTCATCAGCATGTTCTTCGTGATTTTCATGACTTTCGTTTTTATCATGGTCATGATGTTCGTCAGCATGTTCTTCGTGATTTCCATGACTCTCATGTTTATCATGGTCATGATGTTCGTCAGCATGTTCTTCGTGATTTTCATGACTTTCGTTTTTATCATGGTCATGATGTTCATCCACATGTTCTTCGTGATTTTTATGCCCGTCATGTTTATCATGGTCATGATGTTCTTCATGATTTTCATGACTCTCATGTTTATCATGGTCGTGATGTTCTTCAGCATGTTCTTCATGATTTTCATGACTCTCATGTTTATCATGGTCATGATCGTGATGTTCATCGGCATGTTGTTCCTCAGCGTGGTCGTCATGTTTCTCATCATTCTTATGTTCAGAATGTGATTCTTCTTCATGGTCATGATTGGCATGTACATCCCAAATACTCTCAAGTTTTGTAACAATTAATCTGTCAATGACTTTATAGGTTGGTTCTAAAATACCAACAACCGTGAACTTATCGTCATGCACATCAATATCATTTTCAACTAAACCATGAGAACTTAAAAAAGTGTCGCCAACAGATAGACCGAGTTTTTCAGCAACAGTTGCTCCAATTATAGCGTCTAAACTCTTTTGAACTCCTTTACCGTTACTAATTTTAGCATCGTATAAAGAAAGGAATTCATTCGTAGTCCCAACAATTCTGTAACCTTTAAAGTTATCACCATAAGAAATAGGTACTGCAGTTTTAATCATCCTATTTTTGGCGACCTTTTTGGCTTCAGAGTACTTAATGTTTCCTGTTGGGTCATCCATATGTAAAATGGAAGCGAGTACTAATTGCAACGGACTACCTTTTGCACCTAAAACTAAATCTATTCCTCCTAAATTATTGTCGGTTTGATACTTAAAAGATGATTTTAATTGTTGTATTCCTAAAAGTAAGGCAATACTGAGTGCTAGTGTAAAAACACTTAAAAAGGTATATAGTGGTTTAGATTTTATATTCTCTAAACTAATCTTCCATACATTCATCATAACGTAATTTGGTTTTGGAAGAATGATTTTATTCTTTGATCATGAGTAATAACAATCAGGTTCGCTTCTGTTCGTTGAGCCTGAGTTTTTAAAAGGTCAATTACAATTTTACAAGATTCGTCATCTAAACTAGATGTTGGTTCATCAGCTAATAAAATTTTTGGTTTATGAATTACAGCCATAGCAATACTTAATCTTTGCAACTGTCCTTCACTTAGTTCATTTACTTTTTGATGTTTTTGAGCCAAGATATCAAGCTGATCTAATAATGAATCGATATCTGAATCAGAAGATTTAGAGCCGCTAAAGAATAATCTAGCTTGTAAGTTTTTATATACAGTTAGTGACTGTATCGCATGTTTCTTTTGAAAAACTAACCCAATGTTTTGTCCTCTAAATTTATCTAATTTGGCATTTGATAACAATTGAGTTTCGGTATTGTCAATAATTACTTTTCCATTTTGAGGTTTAAGTAATCCTGCCAATAAATGTAAAAATGTTGTTTTACCAATTCCAGATTTTCCTAAAATCAATAAATCATTATTTTGATTAATGTTTATATCTGGGAATTTAAATTCTTTAGATGTACTTTGATATTGAAAAGTTAGATTTTCGGTTCGAATCATTTATAATTTTACTTTAATTAGGCATATTGAATTGGCCATTGATCTTCTTGCGGGAATAATTGAGTTTTCCATAATTCTACTTCCTCATCTGTGAGTAAGCAATCATTTAAATCATCAATCATTTCTTCTTTTTGGATTCCTTGACCAATAAAAACAAGTTCTATTTTACGGTCACCAAATTCTGTATCCCAATTTCCCTCAATTTGTTCACGATTTTCCATGAATGCAGCATAATTAATTCGTTCAGCAAAAGGCATACTTGCCCACCAAACTCCAGCATTATCTGCCTTGCATGATCCACCTGCAGAACTCCATATTAAAGCTTGGTTTTTTCGAGATGCTAACCAGAATAATCCCTTACTTCTAATAATGTTTTGAGGAAATTTTTGGTTAAGATACTGTAAAAAACGTTCTGGGTGAAATGGTTTAGCACTTCTAAAAACAAAAGAGCCAATACCATACTCTTCTGTTTCCGGTGTGTGTTCGTTTTCTAATTCTTTAATCCAACCTGCAGAAGCTTCTGCTTTTTCATAATCGAAAAGATTGGTGTTTATAACTTCATTCAAATCTACATTCGAATGATCTGTCATAATTATTTTAGCTTCAGGATTTAATTTTTGAATTATTGCTTTCAATTCCTTAAGGTTTTCCTTAGAAACTAAATCTGTTTTGTTAAGTAGAATAACATTAGCAAATTCTATTTGATCGGTAAGTAGATTTACAATAGTTCGATCATCACCTTCAATATTGGTCAACTCTCTGGTAACTAAATAGTCAGAGCTTGAAAAATCCTTCAAGAAGTTAAATGCGTCAACTACAGTTACCATAGTATCTACATAACTAAAACGACTTAAATCAATATTACCATCTTCACTTTCAAAACTGAAAGTTTGAGCCACAGGAATTGGTTCACTAATTCCAGTACTTTCTATAATTAAATAGTCAAATTTATTTTGAGCAGCTAATCGTTCTACTTCCACCATTAAATCTTCACGCAGCGTACAA contains:
- a CDS encoding mechanosensitive ion channel family protein, with product MEQINKILNYSLRYNDHISISVKSLLILIVVILLVSFLLKLFRKYIQKKLREQDKNKFDTVFSFGKWLLYIIIFLITLQSSGVQITAIFAASTALLIGVGLALQTFFQDIISGIFIIMDQSVHVGDYIEIDKKIGRVEEIKLRTTRAVTIDNKVLIIPNHMYLKNSLYNWTQNGSVTKDYVSVGVAYGSDTQLVKTLLLQTANEHKSILSYPEPFVLFDEFGDSSLNFELVFSIHNSFQLAIIKSDLRFRIDELFRENNVTIPFPQRDVHIIGK
- a CDS encoding sigma-54-dependent transcriptional regulator, with translation MSKILIIEDEAAIRRVLKKIISEESDSYQVEEAEDGLAGIEAIKNNDYDLVLCDIKMPKMDGVEVLEKAKKIKPETPIVMISGHGDLDTAVNTMRLGAFDYISKPPDLNRLLNTVRNALDRKELVVENKRLKKKVSKNYEMIGESEAITHIKDMIEKVAATDARVLITGPNGTGKELVAHWLHEKSERSKGPMIEVNCAAIPAELIESELFGHVKGSFTGANKDRAGKFEAANAGTIFLDEIGDMSLSAQAKVLRALQENKIQRVGSDKDIKVNVRVVAATNKDLKKEIEEGRFREDLYHRLAVILVKVPALNDRREDIPLLVDFFANKIAQEQGTPSKKFSHQAVKLLQEYDWTGNIRELRNVVERLIILGEKTVSDNDVKLFASK
- a CDS encoding ABC transporter permease; amino-acid sequence: MMNVWKISLENIKSKPLYTFLSVFTLALSIALLLGIQQLKSSFKYQTDNNLGGIDLVLGAKGSPLQLVLASILHMDDPTGNIKYSEAKKVAKNRMIKTAVPISYGDNFKGYRIVGTTNEFLSLYDAKISNGKGVQKSLDAIIGATVAEKLGLSVGDTFLSSHGLVENDIDVHDDKFTVVGILEPTYKVIDRLIVTKLESIWDVHANHDHEEESHSEHKNDEKHDDHAEEQHADEHHDHDHDKHESHENHEEHAEEHHDHDKHESHENHEEHHDHDKHDGHKNHEEHVDEHHDHDKNESHENHEEHADEHHDHDKHESHGNHEEHADEHHDHDKNESHENHEEHADEHHDHDKNESHENHEEHADEHHDHEENNENREITSLLISFKTPRALLTLPRRINDQTNMQAALPKFELDKLYSYTGIGFKTITWIAYLILLISGMIIFISLYKMVKERSFDLALLRTFGASNFQLIKLVTYEGLMIVLSAFALGFGLIRILLHFLFQYMQSDYLKGVLQPLSFNEIVPTAVLVLIIIFVSIAVAIYPILKMKVSTILSNEK
- a CDS encoding ABC transporter ATP-binding protein, which gives rise to MIRTENLTFQYQSTSKEFKFPDININQNNDLLILGKSGIGKTTFLHLLAGLLKPQNGKVIIDNTETQLLSNAKLDKFRGQNIGLVFQKKHAIQSLTVYKNLQARLFFSGSKSSDSDIDSLLDQLDILAQKHQKVNELSEGQLQRLSIAMAVIHKPKILLADEPTSSLDDESCKIVIDLLKTQAQRTEANLIVITHDQRIKSFFQNQITL
- a CDS encoding GTP-binding protein, whose translation is MKKLPVTVLSGFLGAGKTTLLNHILHNKQGLKVAVIVNDMSEVNIDAQFIESENTLSRTEEKLVEMSNGCICCTLREDLMVEVERLAAQNKFDYLIIESTGISEPIPVAQTFSFESEDGNIDLSRFSYVDTMVTVVDAFNFLKDFSSSDYLVTRELTNIEGDDRTIVNLLTDQIEFANVILLNKTDLVSKENLKELKAIIQKLNPEAKIIMTDHSNVDLNEVINTNLFDYEKAEASAGWIKELENEHTPETEEYGIGSFVFRSAKPFHPERFLQYLNQKFPQNIIRSKGLFWLASRKNQALIWSSAGGSCKADNAGVWWASMPFAERINYAAFMENREQIEGNWDTEFGDRKIELVFIGQGIQKEEMIDDLNDCLLTDEEVELWKTQLFPQEDQWPIQYA